The Primulina eburnea isolate SZY01 chromosome 6, ASM2296580v1, whole genome shotgun sequence genome contains a region encoding:
- the LOC140835262 gene encoding uncharacterized protein codes for MEFLFNTVHYDADRRLTIAVLQLRDRAQRWWEATTNVLQQTGSQISWEVFRAKFLQEYAPPSYYSARESEFYRLVQGNMSVEEYARQLSALLTYVPHVAVSEKGKISKFLEGLDYQIHAMVMAGSPATYAEAVDKAIGIEAGLKRGTPSFPSQQSYQQQKQKQFRPKGKQFKKKYQSSSSSSSSSQSATGGQNPVIYYDRCGGRHPTAQCSGVLVSCHTCGQSGHFARVFPNRAQGQMQPQQLPYARGSFPGGSSQRPFALAPSYQQSSYPQVRGNVPQSFQGPQQARVYALTEDQAREAPGGVIVGTCLIYDHIARVLFDTGASHSFIASDYVDKYELWTTPFHETVSVSTPAGRFIPSGQIVLDCVLHFDDSIMITNLIVLPMHDFDCIIGMDTLSSYRATVDCFHGVVRFRPYYGSKWNFYGRGSQAKIPLVSAMEMFRLLSLVNEGYMVYAVDATKKEQKLSDIPVAKEFPDVFPEELPGFPPQREIDFRIDLMPGTAPISRAPYRMAPVELKELKEQLQDLLEKGYHQLQVREEDVPKTAFRTRYEDYEFLVMSFGLTNAPAVFMDLMNRVFRNFLDKFVIVFIDDVLVYSRSKREHKEHLRLVLQTLRDSHLYAKLSKCEFWMDSVIFLGHVISAQGISVDPSKVEAVLNWARPTNIPEIRSFMGLAGFLTLKEKLTTAPVLALPSGSGGFVVCTDASSRGLGCVLMQHGKVIAYASRQLKTHESRYPVHDLEQAAIVFALKYRPGKMNQVADALSRKYQDVMIASIHVWQNYDDLCISGWNFQPKGNHFIVSALQFEPKIISKIKKAQKNDSQVQKSKDLVLSGNPDKYNISSDGCLRMNNRLVVPNVTGLREALLQEAHCSRHSVHAGTHRM; via the exons ATGGAATTCTTGTTCAACACAGTACATTATGATGCTGATAGAAGGTTAACTATAGCAGTCCTCCAACTACGGGATCGTGCACAGCGTTGGTGGGAGGCTACTACAAATGTACTGCAACAAACTGGTAGTCAGATTTCTTGGGAGGTGTTTCGTGCTAAATTTCTCCAAGAATATGCTCCACCATCCTACTACTCAGCCAGAgaatctgaattttatcgactCGTTCAGGGTAATATGTCTGTGGAAGAATATGCTCGACAACTTTCTGCTCTTCTCACTTATGTACCACATGTGGCCGTGAGTGAAAAAgggaaaatttcaaaatttttggaagGACTGGACTACCAAATACATGCTATGGTTATGGCTGGGTCGCCTGCAACTTATGCCGAAGCTGTTGACAAGGCGATTGGAATTGAAGCTGGATTGAAAAGGG GTACACCATCTTTTCCATCTCAGCAGTCATACCAACAGCAGaaacaaaaacaattcagaccaAAAGGAAAACAGTTCAAAAAGAAATATCAGTCCAGTTCCTCTAGTTCGAGCAGTTCGCAAAGTGCAACAGGTGGACAGAACCCCGTGATTTACTATGATCgatgcggaggaagacatcctaCTGCACAGTGTAGTGGAGTATTGGTTTCATGTCATACTTGTGGTCAGTCAGGGCATTTTGCCAGAGTTTTTCCGAACCGTGCACAGGGACAGATGCAGCCACAGCAGTTGCCTTATGCCAGAGGTAGTTTTCCAGGTGGCTCATCTCAGCGACCATTTGCTCTTGCACCGTCTTATCAGCAGTCTAGTTACCCACAGGTCAGGGGTAATGTGCCACAGTCTTTCCAAGGTCCTCAACAAGCTCGAGTatatgctttgaccgaggatcAGGCTAGAGAGGCTCCAGGCGGGGTGATCGTAGGTACTTGCCTTATTTACGATCATATTGCACGAGTTTTATTTGATactggagcatctcattcattcattgcaTCCGATTATGTTGATAAATATGAACTCTGGACTACACCATTTCATGAAACTGTATCTGTGTCTACGCCAGCTGGTCGATTTATTCCATCTGGGCAAATTGTGTTAGATTGTGTGTTGCATTTCGATGATAGCATTATGATCACAAACTTGATTGTATTACCGatgcatgattttgattgtatcattGGTATGGACACACTGTCTAGTTAtcgagccactgtagattgttttcatGGCGTAGTACGATTTAGGCCATACTATGGTAGcaaatggaatttttatggtcgAGGATCACAGGCTAAGATACCGTTAGTCTCAGCGATGGAAATGTTTAGATTATTATCTTTAGTAAATGAGGGATATATGGTTTATGCTGTGGATGCTACCAAGAAAGAACAGAAATTATCTGATATCCCAGTAGCAAAAGAATTTCCTGATGTCTTTCCTGAAGAATTACCAGGCTTTCCACCGCAGAGAGAAATTGATTTTAGAATTGACTTGATGCCGGGTACTGCGCCGATCTCTAGAGCGCCGTACAGAATGGCTCCTGTAGAactaaaagaactgaaagagcAGTTACAAGATTTACTCGAAAAAG GATACCATCAACTTCAGGTTAGAGAAGAAGATGTTCCTAAAACAGCTTTTAGAACTAGATATGAGGATTATGAATTTCTAGTAATGtcatttggtttaacaaatgcaccagcagtgtttatggatttgatgaatagAGTATTCAGAAATTTTCTGGataaatttgtgattgtctttattgatgatgtactggTGTATTCGAGATCAAAACGGGAACATAAAGAGCATTTACGATTGGTTCTTCAAACACTTCGAGATTCTCActtgtatgctaagttgtcaaagtgtgaattttggatgGATAGCGTGATATTTTTGGGTCACGTGATATCAGCCCAAGGTAtatctgtagatccgagtaaagttgaagcagtCCTGAATTGGGCTAGACCAACCAATATACCGGAGATTCGAAGTTTtatgggattggctgg TTTTCTTACATTGAAAGAGAAGCTGACAACAGCACCAGTGTTGGCATTACCATCTGGATCAGGTGGATTTGTGGTTTGTACTGATGCATCATcaagaggtttgggatgtgttttaaTGCAACATGGAAaagttattgcctatgcttcaaggCAATTGAAAACACACGAATCCcgatatccagttcatgatcttGAACAGGCAGCCATTGTTTTTGCTTTAAAA TATCGGCCAGGAAAAATGAATCAAGTTGCTGATGCATTAAGCCGGAAGTATCAGGATGTTATGATAGCATCTATCCATGTCTGGCAGAATTATGATGATTTATGTATTTCTGGTTGGAATTTTCAGCCGAAAGGCAATCATTTTATTGTATCTGCTTTACAATTTGAGCCGAAGATTatttcgaagatcaagaaaGCTCAAAAGAATGATTCACAGGTTCAGAAATCGAAAGATCTGGTTTTGTCTGGTAACCCAgataaatacaatatctcatCAGATGGTTGTTTACGAATGAATAACAGATTGGTGGTACCAAATGTCACAGGATTGAGAGAAGCATTGCTTCAAGAGGCACATTGTAGCCGTCATAGTGTCCATGCTGGTACTCATAGAATGTAA